In a genomic window of Meleagris gallopavo isolate NT-WF06-2002-E0010 breed Aviagen turkey brand Nicholas breeding stock chromosome 1, Turkey_5.1, whole genome shotgun sequence:
- the LOC104916148 gene encoding granulocyte-macrophage colony-stimulating factor receptor subunit alpha-like produces MFDALGLTCMICWCMMLFCPLHADLQCMGSGTQESPISNLTLNRRRMELSWQSSKNFSSYKCTMAANLKHREMKVKNKSCRFEVEDSVPLYRGAVFTVTVPKTNISKICPFFPEGINGSAIENFSCVIYDISLMNCTWHAGRNAPGDTQYFLYWQNSRNDDQTECELYMKDENDRNMGCKFQNVTIKDKTTYFLVNGSHKAFLIQFYDNYTKLYTIGKKLMPPSNVTVSCDKNSRSCTIQWQQPQINHSNKDRCFKYEVEITSKGNSAEWTNQSYTKEIITSHIVQNPNMGKKNLVKIRAAGHTCRVNKDWGEWSAAVEFGNEEISSSVWILPVVAVATLSIAIFTIFFCKRTGYWKAAFPQVPKPKDPFHGQPDINPQMMECKMQSVTSETEQIIVVAEVE; encoded by the exons atgtttGACGCTCTTGGACTCACATGCATGATTTGTTGGTGCATGATGCTATTTTGTCCTTTACATGCTGACCTTCAGTGTATGGGGT CGGGGACACAAGAATCGCCTATCTCAAACTTGACATTGAATCGGAGAAGAATGGAGCTGTCCTGGCAAAGCAGCAAGAACTTCTCCAGTTACAAGTGTACCATGGCTGCAAActtaaaacacagagaaatgaag GTGAAGAACAAATCATGCAGATTTGAAGTAGAAGATAGTGTGCCTCTGTACAGAGGAGCAGTCTTCACCGTTACAGTACCAAAGACAAACATCTCAAAAATTTGTCCATTTTTCCCTGAAG gcaTTAATGGGTCAGCCATTGAGAACTTCTCCTGTGTGATTTATGACATTTCCCTCATGAATTGCACTTGGCATGCAGGCAGGAATGCTCCAGGAGATACCCAATATTTTCTCTACTGGCAGAACTCAAG AAATGATGACCAGACAGAATGTGAACTTTAcatgaaagatgaaaatgacagaaacatGGGATGTAAATTCCAAAATGTGACAATTAAAGATAAAACTACTTATTTCCTGGTAAATGGATCCCACAAAGCCTTCCTGATCCAGTTTTATGATAATTATACAAAACTATACACAATTGGTA AAAAACTCATGCCTCCATCAAATGTCACTGTCAGTTGTGACAAAAATTCACGTTCTTGCACTATTCAATGGCAACAACCCCAAATAAATCACTCTAACAAAGACAGATGTTTTAAATATGAAGTTGAAATAACATCCAAG GGCAACTCTGCAGAGTGGACCAATCAAAGTTATACAAAA gAAATTATTACAAGCCACATAGTTCAAAATCCCAACATGGGAAAGAAGAACCTGGTGAAAATAAGAGCAGCTGGCCATACATGTAGAGTGAACAAAGACTGGGGGGAGTGGAGTGCAGCTGTTGAGTTTG gaaatgaagaaatttcttcttcagtatGGATTTTACCTGTAGTGGCAGTTGCAACACTCTCAATAGCTATCTTTacaattttcttctgcaaaag GACTGGTTATtggaaagcagcatttccacAAGTTCCAAAGCCAAAAGATCCATTTCATGGACAGCCTGATATAAATCCACAG